From a single Clostridia bacterium genomic region:
- a CDS encoding sulfite exporter TauE/SafE family protein has protein sequence MKKFPKTLMLILCGAVIGFVNGFFGGGGGMIAVPVLERVLKNKTKTAHATAILIILPLCIVSAIIYIISGYFKLKIGLSAGAGVIAGGVLGAVLLSKLNNKVIRIIFAVIMTAVGLKMVFFP, from the coding sequence ATGAAAAAATTTCCAAAAACTCTAATGCTGATATTATGTGGTGCTGTAATTGGTTTTGTCAATGGCTTTTTTGGCGGCGGGGGCGGAATGATCGCTGTTCCTGTATTAGAACGCGTGTTAAAAAATAAAACCAAGACTGCTCACGCAACCGCCATTTTAATTATTTTGCCTCTTTGTATAGTAAGCGCAATCATATACATAATATCTGGCTATTTCAAACTAAAAATTGGCTTGTCTGCAGGTGCAGGTGTTATTGCAGGCGGAGTTTTGGGTGCTGTTTTATTATCCAAACTTAACAATAAAGTTATTCGTATTATTTTTGCTGTCATTATGACTGCAGTTGGACTTAAAATGGTGTTTTTTCCATAA
- a CDS encoding sulfite exporter TauE/SafE family protein has translation MWQIIKFILIGIAGGVLGGMGMGGGTLLIPLLTMLGGVDQHTAQAINLVSFIPMALVALILHFKNKLVKTKGVLFIIIPALAASTLSSLLVKKINSDLLSRLFGGFLAILGIWILIEDIFINKKQKQQKE, from the coding sequence ATGTGGCAAATAATTAAATTCATTTTAATAGGTATTGCAGGCGGTGTGTTAGGTGGCATGGGTATGGGCGGCGGAACGCTTTTGATACCGCTTTTGACAATGCTTGGCGGAGTTGATCAGCATACAGCACAGGCAATTAATCTCGTGTCTTTTATTCCTATGGCATTAGTTGCTTTGATTTTACATTTTAAAAATAAGCTGGTTAAAACAAAGGGCGTTTTATTTATTATTATTCCGGCTTTGGCGGCCAGCACATTATCCTCATTGCTTGTTAAAAAAATTAATTCTGATTTGTTGTCAAGATTATTTGGCGGATTTTTGGCGATATTAGGCATTTGGATTTTGATAGAAGATATATTCATTAACAAAAAACAAAAGCAGCAAAAAGAATGA
- a CDS encoding NDP-sugar synthase yields the protein MEIQKRKAIIMAGGRGTRLMPLTQKLPKPLMPVLNRPVIFYTIDLLKSYGINDIAVTLMHMPDMIIDSLNQAFIGTFHYFIEQNPLGTAGSVKAAKDWLDDQAPFIVISGDALTNINIDAIFHAHIDSNADITMAVTEVLDPSLYGVVKTDSQGYVTDFFEKPKSHETDSNLINCGIYIINPQILKNIPENTPFDFAKDLFPIILKKHQKIFTYRLNGYWCDIGCIDEYFKANIDMLSQRSGLSIFTNGLEGLYDFGNRRTYMGKRSYIGLKVDIGNNVIIGNNCYIDGNISLSNCIIADNTILDVSCHGVIATPEHYIPVQTYQQVYQKPQDKSQVAVNNN from the coding sequence TTGGAAATTCAAAAGAGAAAAGCAATCATTATGGCAGGAGGAAGAGGAACAAGACTTATGCCTCTTACCCAAAAACTTCCCAAACCCCTTATGCCTGTTCTTAATCGTCCTGTTATCTTTTATACGATAGACTTATTAAAAAGTTACGGAATCAATGATATAGCGGTTACTCTTATGCATATGCCGGATATGATTATTGATTCGTTAAATCAAGCTTTTATTGGAACATTTCATTATTTTATAGAACAAAATCCGCTAGGTACAGCAGGCAGCGTTAAAGCTGCAAAAGATTGGCTTGACGACCAAGCACCTTTTATAGTGATTAGCGGTGATGCGCTTACCAATATTAATATAGATGCTATCTTTCATGCGCATATTGACAGCAATGCGGATATCACTATGGCGGTTACAGAAGTTTTGGATCCTTCGCTTTATGGTGTAGTTAAGACGGACAGTCAAGGCTATGTAACAGATTTTTTTGAAAAGCCCAAAAGCCATGAAACAGACAGCAATTTGATTAATTGCGGCATCTATATAATAAACCCTCAGATACTTAAAAATATACCGGAAAATACCCCTTTTGATTTTGCAAAAGATTTGTTTCCCATTATTCTAAAAAAACATCAAAAAATATTTACTTATCGTCTTAACGGATATTGGTGTGATATCGGATGTATAGACGAGTATTTTAAGGCAAATATAGATATGTTATCTCAAAGAAGCGGACTATCTATATTCACTAATGGATTAGAAGGTTTATATGACTTTGGAAACAGGCGTACCTATATGGGAAAAAGAAGTTATATAGGATTAAAAGTCGATATAGGCAATAATGTTATCATAGGAAATAACTGCTATATTGACGGAAATATCTCATTATCAAATTGTATCATTGCTGACAATACGATTTTGGATGTTTCTTGTCATGGAGTAATTGCTACGCCAGAGCATTATATACCGGTACAAACATATCAGCAGGTATATCAAAAACCGCAAGACAAATCTCAAGTTGCTGTAAATAATAATTAG
- a CDS encoding ribonuclease J, with the protein MDTLKVIFLGGVGEIGKNITAFEYKDDIIVVDCGSAFPNIDMPGVDLVIPDVSYLIDNIHKVRGIFITHGHEDHIGGLPYILKQLNVPIYASNMTLALLEHKFKEHKLENVNVNVIKKNSIIKAGAFSIEFIKVNHSISGSFALYIQCPAANIFHTGDFKIDYSPIDGDIIDLARIAEIGKKGVTLMLSESTNIERQGYSMSESTVGKSLNNIFAQNTGRRLIVATFASNIHRVQQIIDLAEKYGRKVAFSGRSMFNVMEAASKIGEIKYDKNNIVDIEKTKKLDDSKLVIITTGSQGEPMSALTRMASGEYNKVSITDNDTIIISASPIPGNEKLVYNVINNLYQKGAKVIYESLADVHVSGHAFREELKLIYLLVKPKYFIPIHGEIRHLKQHMEMVRELGHKPQNMFMAEIGSKIEVARKCFKRADNVTAGNVLVDGAGIGDVGSEVLRDRKHLSEDGVLLVIMSISQGGTISSTDVITRGFIYAKESADLIEEIKQVSINSINGIDLKVEVDREILKNNIRKNLRNFLNKKIKRSPMILPIIIEN; encoded by the coding sequence TTGGATACACTTAAGGTAATATTTTTGGGCGGTGTAGGAGAGATTGGAAAAAACATCACCGCATTTGAATATAAGGATGACATTATTGTAGTTGATTGCGGATCGGCATTTCCTAACATTGATATGCCTGGTGTTGATTTAGTTATTCCTGATGTTAGTTATCTTATTGATAACATTCATAAAGTACGCGGAATTTTTATTACACACGGTCATGAAGATCATATTGGCGGTTTGCCGTACATTTTAAAACAGCTTAATGTCCCGATTTATGCATCCAATATGACGCTTGCGCTTTTGGAACATAAATTCAAAGAACACAAATTAGAAAATGTCAATGTCAATGTTATAAAAAAGAATTCGATTATAAAAGCAGGAGCTTTTTCGATAGAATTTATAAAAGTAAACCATTCTATTTCAGGTAGTTTTGCTTTATATATTCAATGTCCTGCTGCAAATATATTCCATACCGGAGATTTCAAAATCGATTATTCGCCTATTGATGGAGATATAATTGATTTGGCAAGGATTGCCGAAATAGGAAAAAAAGGCGTAACGCTTATGCTTTCAGAGAGTACCAATATTGAAAGACAAGGGTATTCTATGAGCGAATCCACAGTAGGAAAATCTCTTAATAATATTTTTGCACAAAATACCGGCAGACGTTTGATTGTGGCAACCTTTGCATCTAATATTCACAGGGTGCAGCAAATTATTGATCTGGCTGAAAAATACGGCAGAAAAGTTGCTTTCAGCGGCAGAAGTATGTTTAACGTGATGGAAGCAGCATCCAAAATAGGCGAAATAAAATACGACAAAAACAACATTGTCGATATCGAAAAGACCAAAAAATTAGATGACAGCAAGCTTGTTATTATCACGACAGGTTCTCAAGGCGAGCCAATGAGCGCGCTTACACGCATGGCAAGCGGCGAATACAACAAAGTCTCTATAACTGATAACGACACGATAATTATTTCGGCTTCTCCTATACCTGGCAATGAAAAGCTGGTTTATAATGTTATAAATAATTTATATCAAAAAGGAGCCAAGGTTATTTACGAATCTTTGGCGGATGTCCATGTTTCAGGACATGCTTTTAGAGAAGAACTAAAACTTATTTATCTTTTGGTAAAGCCTAAATATTTTATACCTATTCATGGCGAGATTAGACACCTAAAACAGCACATGGAGATGGTGCGGGAATTAGGACATAAGCCTCAAAATATGTTTATGGCAGAAATAGGCAGCAAGATAGAAGTAGCCCGCAAATGCTTCAAACGAGCAGACAATGTTACAGCTGGTAATGTTTTGGTTGATGGAGCAGGTATAGGCGATGTAGGATCCGAAGTTTTAAGAGACAGAAAACATTTGTCTGAAGACGGTGTATTACTTGTAATAATGAGTATTTCGCAAGGCGGCACGATTTCGTCAACTGATGTTATAACAAGAGGATTCATATATGCAAAAGAAAGCGCAGATTTGATAGAAGAAATCAAACAGGTGTCTATCAATTCTATTAACGGCATTGACCTAAAAGTAGAAGTTGACAGAGAAATTCTCAAAAACAATATCAGAAAAAATCTTCGTAATTTCTTGAACAAAAAAATCAAGCGAAGCCCGATGATTTTACCTATAATAATCGAAAACTAA
- a CDS encoding class I SAM-dependent methyltransferase, producing MTIQDILQYTKEHNIPTINDEAWALLEKTIKNHRPKKILEIGTGSGYSAAKILNCVKNYADLDKISFITIEIDPERYELAMDNLKALDLYKNAEMILDDAAAILGLYVLENRSFDLIFLDGAKGQYINYLPQILKILPSGGIMFCDNLSFHGLSKNGKQTYHKMRTIAVNLQRFQKAIVMNPDLKCEIFEAGNDHVAICQKI from the coding sequence ATGACAATACAGGATATTTTGCAATACACCAAAGAACATAATATTCCTACCATTAATGATGAAGCATGGGCGTTGCTTGAAAAGACTATTAAAAATCATCGGCCTAAAAAGATTTTGGAGATAGGAACAGGTTCAGGCTATTCTGCAGCCAAAATTTTAAATTGCGTCAAAAATTATGCTGATTTGGATAAAATCAGTTTTATTACCATAGAAATTGATCCCGAAAGATATGAGTTAGCCATGGATAATCTAAAAGCGCTAGACCTATATAAAAACGCAGAAATGATATTGGATGATGCAGCAGCAATTTTGGGATTATATGTATTGGAAAACAGAAGTTTTGATTTGATCTTTTTGGATGGCGCTAAAGGGCAATATATCAATTATCTGCCCCAGATTTTAAAAATACTGCCTAGCGGTGGTATTATGTTTTGTGATAACTTGTCTTTTCATGGACTTTCAAAAAACGGTAAACAAACATATCACAAAATGCGCACAATAGCCGTAAATCTCCAAAGATTTCAAAAAGCTATTGTAATGAATCCCGATTTAAAATGCGAAATTTTTGAAGCGGGCAATGACCACGTGGCAATATGCCAAAAAATTTAA
- a CDS encoding U32 family peptidase, which translates to MKNEIELLAPAGNMEKLKTALYFGADAVYMGGQNFSLRSYSQNFTDSEIFEAVKLVHSAGKKLYVTVNIFARDKDFEKMKEYLGLLSEAGVDAVIVSDLGVMDMVLSDYPKLDVHISTQANTTNARTIDFYARQGVKRVILARELTLDEIKAIKDNLKTDIEIEAFVHGAMCISYSGRCLLSNYFTGRDSNRGECVQSCRWDYFITERTRPNKPLEISEDEKGTYILNSKDLNMLMYLDKLRDAGISSFKIEGRMKTSYYVATVINAYRRALDILKRNSQYVLPQYLIEEPLKTSHREFSTGFYFGQPEQSYQSSRTVQTYDFVAIVKGYKDNKILVEQRNRFCVGDELEILSPSDMFLKKIKIEKMWDEKGQEIQKADKVQKDVYIFSDLHLNPGDILRKKLDNPSL; encoded by the coding sequence ATGAAAAATGAAATAGAACTGCTTGCCCCTGCAGGCAATATGGAAAAGCTAAAAACAGCTTTGTATTTCGGCGCAGACGCAGTATATATGGGCGGACAAAATTTCAGCTTGAGATCATATTCTCAAAATTTTACCGATTCGGAGATATTTGAAGCGGTAAAACTGGTGCATAGCGCAGGAAAAAAACTATATGTTACGGTAAACATTTTCGCTCGCGATAAAGATTTTGAAAAAATGAAAGAATACCTTGGTTTATTAAGCGAAGCAGGAGTTGATGCCGTAATAGTCAGCGACCTTGGCGTTATGGATATGGTTTTAAGCGACTATCCAAAACTTGATGTCCATATCAGTACTCAAGCTAATACCACCAATGCCCGTACTATTGATTTTTATGCAAGGCAGGGAGTCAAAAGAGTGATTTTGGCTCGAGAACTTACCTTGGACGAAATCAAGGCGATCAAAGATAATTTGAAAACAGATATTGAAATTGAAGCATTTGTGCATGGTGCAATGTGCATTTCATATTCTGGCAGATGTCTGTTGAGCAATTATTTTACCGGCAGAGATTCCAATCGTGGAGAATGCGTTCAGTCTTGCCGCTGGGATTATTTTATAACAGAAAGAACGCGTCCTAACAAACCGCTAGAGATAAGCGAAGACGAAAAAGGAACATATATTCTTAATTCAAAAGACCTAAATATGCTTATGTATCTAGATAAGCTAAGAGATGCCGGTATAAGTTCTTTTAAGATAGAAGGCAGAATGAAAACGTCATATTATGTGGCAACTGTCATTAATGCATACAGAAGAGCGTTGGATATTTTAAAAAGAAATTCGCAATATGTTTTGCCGCAATATTTGATTGAAGAACCTTTAAAAACTTCTCATAGAGAATTTTCTACTGGCTTTTATTTTGGTCAACCCGAACAGTCCTATCAATCTTCACGAACAGTACAGACCTATGATTTTGTGGCAATAGTAAAAGGATATAAAGATAACAAGATATTAGTAGAACAGCGCAATCGCTTTTGTGTTGGAGATGAATTAGAAATTTTGTCCCCTTCAGATATGTTTCTAAAAAAAATAAAGATAGAAAAGATGTGGGATGAAAAAGGACAGGAAATTCAAAAAGCTGACAAGGTTCAAAAAGATGTTTATATCTTTTCAGATTTACATCTAAACCCAGGCGACATTTTGAGAAAAAAATTGGACAATCCAAGTCTTTGA